The following is a genomic window from Malus sylvestris chromosome 7, drMalSylv7.2, whole genome shotgun sequence.
GTTGGACAGAAaaagaattttcttttgttaggaACTTAGAGCCAAGCTTAAATGACTGTGTAGCCAAATGATCGATTTCTCTAGTGGAACGGATTCTTTTGCTCATATATACATCATCACATTGTCATGCTGCTGTGAGACACTGAATcaaaaatatgctcatcataggCGTTGCCTTGACATATTGAGTGTTACTTATATCTTTTTAAGCACATAGATCACCTACTTTAAATTGCTCTACCTGCAGGCTTGTTGCATAGAATATATAATTTTGGAGAGTGATAACTTGTCTTCACTATTTCCAAATGCGCAACTAAGTTTGGGCGGATTCGTGTTAGATGCTCACCTTTTGTTTGCGATTGTGACCACCCTTGCTGTTCTTCCTACTGTATGGCTTCGAGACCTCAGCGTTCTTAGCTATATCTCAGGTGAGTTTGGAAAGTTGAATATAATGTATCTTATATATCTAATTGTCTGAAATGAATTTGCTTTGTCCATGTTATTGATGAAGCTAGAAAATCTGTTCGATCGGAATAAGAATGCATTAACTAAATGCATGCTGTTCTTTGGAGAAACTCTTACATTTTACTTGTTTTGCTTCCAGCGGGTGGAGTCATTGCATCGATCTTGGTCGTCCTTTGCCTCCTTTGGGTTGGTCTAGTAGATGGAGTTGGCTTTGAGAGCAAAGGAACACCACTGAACCTTGCAACCCTTCCTGTTGCTATGGGTCTCTACGGTTACTGCTACTCAGGACATGCTGTTTTCCCAAACATTTATACTTCATTGGAAAACCGAAGCCAATACCCTGCAATCCTCTTAACCTGGTAAGCTAAAGATGCTGAATCATTCTTTTCATCTAATTTACTAAAATAATTTCTTAAAAAAGTTTTCTgccttttcttttgtcaatttttCGTCAAGTCTTATTGTCTGTGAATAAATTGCAACTTCTGAACTCATTGTTTCACTTGGATTTGTTATCCAtgtagtttttgtatttgcactTTAATGTACGGTGGAGTTGCTGTCATGGGTTACACGATGTTTGGAGAATTAACACAGTCGCAGTTCACTCTCAACATGCCTCACGATTTAGTTGCGACCAAGATTGCTCTATGGACTACGGTATGCTCATCAAAGATTTCATTATAGATTTCGTAACCTCAAACAATAACCTTGTGTTCTATATGCATGTTGCGAGGCTTTCCTTTGATCATTAATTAGAGACTATAACTGATTGCTAATACTATTACTGGTTTATTTTACAGGTGGTCAACCCCTTTACAAAATATCCTTTACTGCAAATTATGCAGATAATGAATGTCATCTTATGCACAAACACAAACATATATCACACAAGCGCACACAATGCATGCAATCTCGAATTTTATTTTGTCTTCGGAAAAACATCGGAAAGAACAGTAACTAGAACCACATatgcatatattttttcttttgttgctcAACAtctacacacatacacacatacacacacaaaacaaaataataaatgacGAGAAAAGACTTACTTGTCTCTCCTTAATTAGACCCACATATGCGTTAACTATATCTCCCGTTGCAATGAGTCTGGAGGAGCTGGTACCATCAAACAAGTCTCACGTATACGCAATCTTAATTAGAACGGCACTGGTTGTCTCTACCCTGGTTGTCGGTCTCTGCATCCCCTTCTTTGGTAAGTCTGCCTTGAACTTCTTTTCTTTGCCTTTCCCACTTTATATTCATATTTCCTGGAAGCTGTGTTTCCGTGCTTACTTATGTCTTTGGAAAACCATTTGATTGTCATGTTGTGTTGGTTAAAAGTATTACGAACTTACCTTAAACTATTGCAGGTCTCGTGATGTCGCTGATTGGATCTTTATTTACAATGCTTGTAGTAAGTTTACCTTTGCTCTCTATTTCTTCTTCTATTCTTGTGGTAGTAACTTTGCACTTAATTGCAGGACATATATTCCAAAATTTCTAATCCATTTATGAGTTAAGCAGCTATTTATATATACTACACTGACAAATATATTACTTGCAGACATTGATACTTCCATGTGCTTGTTATCTGAGCATCTTGAGGGGACGCATAACTCGATTTCAGGTACGTCAGTGTTACGCAAGCTTTTTAGCATTCAGTTTTCAAGAATTTGTAGACTCGAAACACAAACGCATTGTTAGATAGAAGAGAGCAATTTCAATGCTTTAATTATTATAAGGTTATACACTTGGAGCTTCAATGGTTTCTTATCTGCATTTTTCTGCTATTTCCAGGGAACACTTTGTATTATAATTATAATGGTAGGCGTTGTATCATCCGCGTTCGGGACATTTTCGGCCATTTCGAAAATTGTTGAGAGCTTGAGAAGCCCTACATAGCTGAAGTTTTTGGGACATGTTCTTGAGCAGTGAGAGACCACATGATTATGTATTATGGATTATTTTTAGAAGAGTATCTATAATCTCTTGGTGTTCATTCACAATTTTGAGTTATCTTTGCATTTGTATCCTGCATTCCTATCTTGTTTTCCAATTTGTATTGCTTGCAGTAACATTACATTTTGCTACACCATTCAATAAGTTAGTAGTATTATATATCCACAATTTGAGTAGTGTGCTATTGGTCTTTATTGCTtcaaaaaattttgtaaatagaaTAAGGCCAAGCACGGCTTGTGGTTCGAGCAGTTAAGAAGATTTGCTTATGCATTTAAACCTACTTCACTCGTTACcgtttatatgaaaaaaataaataaataaagcttGGACTTTAATAAAAGATAGTCTAGGGACAAGATTAGAGTGGGTATGAATTTTATGGTTGTACGGTATTATTATTTGTGATAGTAATCAAAGTTAAAGGTTGGATTCGGATTACTTATATTACTTGTGTTTTCACTAATCATATGTCAATGAAAACACAAATCGGCCACACAACATTAAGAATTCAACTCCTGATTTTCAGGAATTTGACTCGTTAATTGTTGGTGGTGGTATTCTAATTCATTGAGAAACAAACCATCATAAAAAATTAATCCTATGTACTTCTTTATAGTGAACCcccaaattgaaaatttttcaaTCTCATTtgtgtatatttatatacagAGATAATCAAAATAATATTTCAAAGCAAAGTGAGATTTGTCAGGGATTCAGGTTAATACTAAATACGTAGGCATTCACGTTAACACtaaatacatacatatgtacatgcatatTTGCGATTCCTATGTACTgggcactgttctaaaaatccccgcctaggcgctaggccccagtccaccgtcccgattaatgcctaggccccagcccaccgccccgattaatgtctaggccccagcccaccgcctagaccacctaggcacccgcctagacccgcctaggttgcaactcacttagacagaaaatacataactttcattttgcattttgtttttttccaataaattgtaagagacttgttgcatacttgaatgaacaaacattatatctttatttcacatgttttcattatgttccaatacttcatgatatatatgcattctattttgtagtttatgatgaaattatatatatttcaagtagaagcagacacttatttacctgaaatatgatagatttacttaaatccgcctagtccgtcTAGGCTCccgcctaggccccgcctagccgcctaggcgctaggccccagcccaccgcccgactagcgcctagcgacttTTAGAATCTTGACTGGGGGGTAATCATTATATGTTACTATTCTCGCCGGCTTACAACTCTGCGATGCAGAATAAATTCTAAACCCGAGTTTATTTTCTGCAGATTGCCATTCTATTGGTTGATGTTAGTTCAGCTCGTCACAAACTCGTTAAACGTGCTGATGTTGGAAGAGTATGCCAATGTGACTTGTATTGGTATGGGAGTATGTCATGTAAGTTTCGGCTGAATACTTTTTCATCAATCATCTAGTGTATAACTGAGCGTAGTGACGTTTTAAGATTCATACAATCTCACTTAGTGGGAtgaggctttgttgttgttgtctagTATATAGCTTCACGGAAATGACTAACAGTCAAGAATCCAAAATCCACTGTGGCATGCATAAGGCTTTTTCGTCATTATCTATGAACATCTTTGCAATTGATCAGTGAAGTGATCTTCAAAGtgtatgttttgagttgtttttgtCGTTGTGGATATCATTCGaataagttaatgttgtttcacTTACGTTACGAGTATGACGGAGAGAGGGGGGCTGGAGGTCGGGAGGGAGCCGGAGCAGGAGGAGTGATGTGTAAAGCTATATGCGTTTTGAACTTTGTTGGCAACCTCAATGCCATCTATGTCATTTTCAAGACTAACTCTATCCTACAAACCCGTACATGATGAGcttcctttttttccttctgtgATCATACAACCATGCGAGTATCTTAGGCATGTTAATCGTACCGTCTTTCCTTGCTTCAAGCGTTCAACATATATCTGTGTGTGACtgacatttttgttttctttgtgcATGTTTACATGGCGTGCTTTCATATTATGCAGAAGATGCCAACCATACAGATAATGTAAGTTCCCATATCATTGAGACATCTTTGAGGAACTTGGGGTGTTCCTTCTTGCCTTTTTCTACTTCACCTTACGAATGAGGATGATTACGTAAGGTGAGGATGATTATGCCAACCATACATATAAGTAAAAAGTTATATATTATATCTTTATTAAGTAATAACCTCTTTTCGAGGTGGGCATCAGGTGGGTTGGTCAAGTTGGACTTCAATTCATTGACCAACCTGAACCCAATAGACTTGGGTTGGAGTTTTTCAAACCAATTGGCACCCAAGAAAATTGGCAACCCAACACACATGAACCTTCTTAGGAGGTTTGGGTTGGGTTGGCTGGGTTCCACAAATTGgaatttatttgtttctttcttatttCTAATGTGAGTATGATAATCAATGCCAACGCCAAACTAGGCTAAATCATGTGAATTTGATGTTGTTATATCACTACACGCTAAACATGTATGTTTAAGAATAATTATCATTCAGGTGGGttggttttaattggattaataaaggtttaaatgtcaaaatggtccttgtGTTATATTAATATGGCCAATTTAGTCCCTATGTTTTCGATTTGGTTAATTTAGTCCTCATGTTTGTCACTGTtagccaattaaggacatttaattcaatctctttaaaaaaaaaacccataagaaaaattatatgagaTATAATTACACTTTCTCTTTACAGAAAAATACAAATCAATGAGAAATTACACATATAAGAGATAAAGCTTCCAATATGAAAAATGATTAAGGTTGTGACATAGAAAAGAGagggggtaatgttagggaaaaGGTCGGCGAGTTAGGAGAagaataaattttcttttaattttatttcattttaaaataattttaaatcaaataataattttataaataagtttgtaataatttataaattttttccataaattaaatgaaaatgtccttaattggctaACGAAGATAAACATAAGGACcaaattggccaaattgaaaacacagGGATTAAATTGACCCAATAACTAAAACACAAGGaccattttaacatttaagccATTAATAATACTGCAACCCAACCAACCTATATTGAAAGGGTGGTCGGGTTTTTACTCaagaaataaagttttaatgtttaaaactCAACCTAACCCATAGTAGGTGGGTTGGTTGGTAAACCCACTAAAATGCTCACCCCTAACCTCCCTAAAGTTATAAAATTAGTTTGGTCTCAATATTATGACTATATAAAGTTTTACAGTATGAAGATAACTCGTTTCGAAATGTCTCAGAGAAATATTtgtgggttccaaaagcacttgaagtgcttcctaaATATTTACTTATAGAAAGCATTTCAAGTACTTTTCCAttatttacttgcatttttacgtTTGGTAACCTGTTTATAAGTGGGCTTCCCTAATatgaaatgaaaacaaaattgaaagtgAAAGTGCAATAAATAATATTTGTCACAACTCGTCCATGCACATACCCATTTCACTGCTCCACCCCCCATCAGCGTCCATTCCTCACATTAGACGGTCCACCATCTCTCTTCCTCTGTCTCTCTATAAAGTTTTCTCTCTAACCCTTGGAATTGTTCCAAAATTCTTCACCTAGATTTTTTATCACAAGGAAAAGCTTCACCTTCTCATACATTCGAtcgtatatacacacacatttttttttctttacatatAGCATTGGGTTGTTGGTGGAGCTCCCTCATGATCAATTCCGCAACGTAATTCCTTCAATACGACGCTATCTAATCATGTCTCCTGGTTTTAATACCAATTTCGATACACTTCATGAAATTTAcaattagttaaaaaaattcgatgttttgaggttttttttttattttttttattttttatcttggaTCATATTTTGGATTTGTTGATTTCGATCCTTGATCCATGTGAGTATTTCTCCTCACGCTTAAAAGGTAGGAAATTTTCGTTTCAAATGTTGTTCTTTTTCGAGAATCTCATATTTGAATTCTATAATTATACTGTTTGTTGCTTTGGCAGTATAGCTATTTCGGTAAAATTTCTGAGAATGGTTAGATTGGCACAAGCAAGTTGTAAAGTGATCATAACGGCCAATGtttctatatatatttttagtttcctCCAACATCTTATTTAAGATTTTCGAAATGCATAATTAATATTTACATAAAATGCTAGAAACTTGTTGAGAGTGAATGATTTATTATCATGCGAAAGCAGACATCTTATCTTCCTACCAATTTGAAACCAAAAGAATGATCATATGAATGGTTTGTCATGCTTAATCTAATGAAATTATGTCATTTCTTTTAAGTGAATTGGGTTATATGAACCGCGATAATCTCGTGGGTCATACATGAGACCTAGCctagaatgtttttttttttatttttattactttattttttgtcattttttagttttgttatcagaggtttttttttttttttttcgaaccaACTATACTAtctaagaaaactaatgaaaatgacttcaaatctttgcattttaataaaaaaaatctactaattttatttaatgataaaacaaaaattaaaaaaaaaacataaaaagcaaGACTTGCGCTGGGCGAGCGTGCTACTCCCCCATcggccttttttttttgcttagaATAAGagaaagacttcaaattaaatttttttagttttatttttgtggtgttGTTTCTCAATAGTAGTCAAGATggcgagagatttttcaatgtgtccgGAACACAGGGTGATATACAACGTGTCTCTATACAAGTGGTGAGAttattgtgttaaaaaattaataacataaaaaataaaatttctcaccacttacataataaCACGTGGTGTATAACTTGTGTTACAAGCACAATCACACAAGGCACAAGGAAAAATTTCTCTAAGATGACACCCAAGCTAAAGAAATTGGATGGAGAGctacatttaattattgtagGTACATAAAAAATGTGAGggaattttaatttggtaattgaaaatagctttttaaatataattacaagACATAATCTTCTCAAGGTTTTGATCTAAATGATCACTTCTGGATTCATCGTTTTCGGCTCAATGGATGCTTTTACAGGACCAAAAAGATTCTAAATTTCAGACCTtatgaaattgaacaaaaaattagacactatttataaaattgggtcaataagtagacactatttataaaactgggccaataagtagacattatttatgaaacaaaCCCAAGAAttagacactatttataaaatgaaacaaaaaattaggcactatttctaaaactagaCCAATAGGTGAAAACTATTCATGAAACTAGACTATACACTATTCATGAAACATGACCAAGAACtaggcattatttatgaaagtagaccaataactagacactatttataaaaggggtgtgctatccacacaccccttgttaatttatgtctgttgatcttcttcaattcatccaatccgacggctgaaaactaaaaaggtgtgagagaagtaaaaatggatgtgtggatatcacaccccttataAAATAAGACCATGATTGTACTAATTACTATATATTATTTATGACATTGGACCCAATAACTAGATACTATTTATTAAACATGGCCAAGaattaggcactatttatgaaactggaccaataaatagtatagtatcgttcagtttcataaagagtgttcagtttcataaatagtgtctatgATGGACCTGCGAGTCaggtttattattattattattattaaaattatgtcattttcattaaaatttaagttcttttgttatttttattaagtttaagggttttttttattaatatttaattctttttcattaaataaagttatagcatgattttttgttaaaataaacttagcccAATCCTTTTTATGAAAGCTCCCATTTATCTAAACTAAGGAGGTGGGGGTGGGCtgagcctcacaatgagctagtaataatatttggttcaaaattatctttggcgagaattgaacttaagacatctcacttacaagtgaagatgaataccactagactgtagcACTAAGTGATATTAGAGGTTTTTGTGTTAGCGGGTTTTTTTTCGTTTATGCAAATAATTAGCACTAAGAAGACGGCATATGTGAATCATGCGATGCGTGATTAGAGTTAAAGTACTATTTGTTGACGATGAGGAGCTCTCTTAATATATACCAAGTGTGTGAaagtttttacttttgtttttaacattaaaggagaggaagagagtgagagagaatgagggagtggggagagagggagagaggtttttattttattttttaaattaaagatgaCAAGTGAGGTTTAAAAACAAAtagcaaaattttattttgtgaaattACGTTACTGTCTTTAACTTTTGGCCAAATCGAATAAATGATCCTGGTGGTTATAAGGTATTTGGAAGATAGCTTATGTGCTAAAAAAAACTCAGATTTCAACTCATATGGTGTACtctgttagcaaatttagtccaaaagtgaTTTTTCCGTTAACTATCtattaatacatgggtaaaaTTGTACTTTGACATGTGCATTTCCTTGTCTCTTTGCTCTCTCTGTAACACATCCCCCACCAATACCGCTTCAAGCAGGTTACTAAGATGCTGCTCATTCACCTCAACCGGCAATAAATCATCCATCTCTTTCTCAATATCAAATATTGTCTCATCAACTGGTGCATCCATATAATTTCCCATACTTGAAGCTGCCTGGATGGTTGATTCTTTTAATTCATTCAGTCCCTGCAATACAAAAGTGTTTCAATTAAGGCAAGATGAACACCTGGTAATTAATATCATCAAATGTTCTAAACTACGCCCTTCTTGCCATTGCAAATCAAAGTCACAGGTTTAATATAtcaaaaaacttgaaaaataaaaatatatattattgtcGTACTCGAGATGAGGCCTCCTGGTAAACCAAAGGCATTTGCATTTGTCGATAGGCATCTTGCATATTTCCATACAGTTAGATAAAGAAAAGGTTTTGTGTGATTACCTGGTGTTTAAGAGTAGCTAAACTCTTTGTATGCATTGGAGACTGTGGGATGACTCCATTTGATGGAGGAATTCCAAGGAGACCACACATTAAAGTC
Proteins encoded in this region:
- the LOC126629616 gene encoding amino acid transporter AVT1C-like, with translation MNNSVSDRSFYIESEEEDDEEKEFNKSIEDGGESDSSAESFTENRQPNNPSSHNNQWPQSYRQSIDLYGSVPSPSIGFLGTPSLSRLGSSFLSSSLTRRYTPETLPFLSKPLPTVADEQQHQQQRRSSHSLLPPLPRRSSVRKDEKASRVTHDHHPMPRHSSFAQAVINGINVLCGVGILSTPYAVKEGGWLGLFVLLIFAVLSFYTGLLLRYCLDSQPGLETYPDIGQAAFGTGGRIAISIILYVELYACCIEYIILESDNLSSLFPNAQLSLGGFVLDAHLLFAIVTTLAVLPTVWLRDLSVLSYISAGGVIASILVVLCLLWVGLVDGVGFESKGTPLNLATLPVAMGLYGYCYSGHAVFPNIYTSLENRSQYPAILLTCFCICTLMYGGVAVMGYTMFGELTQSQFTLNMPHDLVATKIALWTTVVNPFTKYALTISPVAMSLEELVPSNKSHVYAILIRTALVVSTLVVGLCIPFFGLVMSLIGSLFTMLVTLILPCACYLSILRGRITRFQGTLCIIIIMVGVVSSAFGTFSAISKIVESLRSPT